A genomic window from Streptomyces sp. HUAS YS2 includes:
- a CDS encoding NAD kinase, which translates to MTSTTAAPRTVFLLAHTGRPAAVRSAELVVLGLLRSGLGVRVLEAEAADLPLPPSVETVPEACEDALDGCELLIVLGGDGTLLRGAEFSRASGVPMLGVNLGRVGFLAEAERDDLDKVVDRVVTKAYEVEERMTLDVVVHNNGDVLHTDWALNEAAVQKVSPERMLEVVLAIDGRPVTGFGCDGVICATPTGSTAYAFSAGGPVMWPEVEALLMVPIGAHALFAKPLVTTPDSVLAVEVEPHTPHGVLWCDGRRTVELPAGARVEVRKGKVPVRLARLHHASFTDRLVAKFALPVSGWRGAPH; encoded by the coding sequence TTGACATCGACGACAGCAGCACCGCGTACCGTCTTCCTGCTCGCGCACACCGGCCGTCCGGCCGCGGTGCGCAGCGCCGAACTTGTGGTCCTCGGGCTGCTGCGCAGCGGCCTCGGGGTACGCGTCCTGGAGGCGGAGGCGGCCGACCTGCCACTGCCACCGTCCGTGGAGACGGTCCCCGAGGCGTGCGAGGACGCGCTGGACGGGTGTGAGCTGCTGATCGTGCTGGGCGGCGACGGGACGCTGCTGCGCGGGGCGGAGTTCTCACGGGCGTCCGGGGTGCCGATGCTCGGCGTGAACCTGGGGCGGGTCGGCTTCCTCGCGGAGGCGGAGCGGGACGACCTGGACAAGGTCGTGGACCGGGTGGTGACGAAGGCGTACGAGGTCGAGGAGCGGATGACCCTCGACGTCGTCGTGCACAACAACGGCGATGTGCTACACACGGATTGGGCGCTGAACGAGGCGGCGGTGCAGAAGGTGTCGCCGGAGCGGATGCTGGAGGTCGTGCTCGCCATCGACGGGCGTCCGGTGACGGGGTTCGGCTGCGACGGGGTGATCTGCGCGACGCCGACGGGCTCGACGGCGTACGCGTTCTCGGCGGGCGGTCCGGTGATGTGGCCGGAGGTCGAGGCGCTGCTGATGGTGCCGATCGGGGCGCACGCGCTGTTCGCGAAGCCGCTGGTGACGACGCCGGACTCGGTACTGGCGGTGGAGGTCGAGCCGCACACGCCGCACGGGGTGCTGTGGTGCGACGGGCGGCGGACGGTGGAGCTGCCGGCGGGGGCACGGGTGGAGGTCCGCAAGGGCAAGGTCCCGGTCCGGCTGGCCCGCCTCCACCACGCGTCCTTCACGGACCGCCTCGTGGCGAAGTTCGCCCTGCCGGTGTCGGGGTGGCGGGGGGCGCCGCACTAG
- the recN gene encoding DNA repair protein RecN has translation MRIRSLGVIDDAVVELSPGFTAVTGETGAGKTMVVTSLGLLLGGRADPALVRIGAGSAVVEGRITVPAGAPAAVRAEEAGAELDDGVLLVSRTVSAEGRSRAHLGGRSVPVGLLAELADELVAVHGQTDQQGLLKPARQRGALDRYAGDAVAVPLAAYGEAYRRLRAVAVELDELTTRARERAQEADLLRFGLAEIEAVEPRAGEDVELAAEAERLGHAEALASAAALAHGALAGNPEDPEAVDATTLVAGAGRALEAVRSHDPALAALADRIGEISILLTDVAGELAGYADNLDADPRRLAAVEERRAALTQLTRKYGEDVAAVLAWAQDSAARLTELDGDDDRIAELAAERDTLAAELSGLAQALTDARTEAAARFADAVTAELASLAMPHARVSFDIRQVEAADGVEVGGRTVAYGPSGADEVELLLAPHPGAPPRPIAKGASGGELSRVMLAVEVVFAGTDPVPTYLFDEVDAGVGGKAAVEIGRRLAKLAKSAQVVVVTHLPQVAAFADRQLLVEKTNDGSVTRSGVIVLEGEDRVRELSRMMAGQEDSETARAHAEELLATARAEG, from the coding sequence ATGCGGATACGGTCGCTCGGGGTCATCGACGACGCTGTTGTCGAGCTGTCGCCGGGATTCACCGCTGTGACGGGCGAGACCGGTGCCGGTAAGACCATGGTCGTGACCAGTCTCGGGCTGTTGCTCGGGGGGCGGGCCGATCCGGCCCTCGTGCGGATCGGGGCGGGGTCCGCCGTCGTCGAGGGACGGATCACCGTGCCCGCCGGCGCGCCCGCCGCCGTACGGGCCGAGGAGGCCGGCGCCGAGCTGGACGACGGCGTGCTGCTCGTCAGCCGTACTGTCTCCGCCGAGGGCCGCTCCCGCGCGCACCTCGGCGGGCGTTCCGTGCCCGTCGGGCTGCTCGCCGAGCTGGCCGACGAACTCGTCGCCGTCCACGGCCAGACCGACCAGCAGGGCCTGCTCAAGCCCGCCCGGCAGCGCGGCGCCCTCGACCGGTACGCCGGCGACGCCGTCGCCGTACCGCTCGCCGCGTACGGAGAGGCGTACCGCCGCCTCCGCGCCGTCGCCGTCGAGCTGGACGAGCTGACCACCCGTGCCCGCGAGCGGGCCCAGGAGGCCGATCTGCTGCGCTTCGGGCTCGCCGAGATCGAGGCCGTCGAGCCCCGCGCCGGCGAGGACGTCGAGCTGGCCGCCGAGGCCGAGCGGCTCGGCCACGCGGAGGCCCTCGCCTCCGCCGCCGCGCTCGCGCACGGCGCGCTCGCCGGCAACCCCGAGGACCCCGAGGCCGTCGACGCGACGACCCTCGTCGCGGGCGCGGGGCGCGCGCTGGAGGCCGTACGGTCCCACGACCCCGCCCTCGCCGCGCTCGCGGACCGGATCGGCGAGATCTCCATCCTCCTCACCGACGTCGCCGGGGAACTCGCCGGCTACGCCGACAACCTCGACGCCGACCCGCGCCGGCTCGCCGCCGTCGAGGAGCGCCGGGCCGCGCTCACCCAGCTCACCCGCAAGTACGGCGAGGACGTCGCCGCGGTCCTGGCCTGGGCCCAGGACAGCGCCGCCCGGCTGACCGAGCTCGACGGCGACGACGACCGGATCGCCGAGCTCGCCGCGGAGCGCGACACGCTGGCCGCCGAGCTGTCCGGGCTCGCGCAGGCCCTGACCGACGCCCGTACGGAGGCGGCGGCCCGGTTCGCCGACGCCGTCACCGCGGAGCTGGCGTCGCTCGCCATGCCGCACGCGCGGGTGTCGTTCGACATCCGCCAGGTCGAGGCCGCGGACGGCGTCGAGGTCGGCGGGCGCACCGTCGCGTACGGGCCGTCCGGCGCCGACGAGGTCGAGCTGCTGCTCGCCCCGCACCCCGGTGCCCCGCCGCGGCCGATCGCCAAGGGGGCGTCGGGCGGTGAGCTGTCCCGCGTCATGCTCGCGGTCGAGGTCGTCTTCGCGGGTACGGACCCGGTGCCGACGTACCTGTTCGACGAGGTCGACGCGGGCGTCGGCGGCAAGGCGGCCGTCGAGATCGGCCGCCGGCTCGCGAAGCTCGCGAAGTCCGCGCAGGTCGTGGTCGTCACCCACCTCCCGCAGGTCGCGGCCTTCGCCGACCGGCAGCTGCTGGTCGAGAAGACCAACGACGGGTCCGTGACGCGGTCCGGCGTGATCGTGCTGGAGGGCGAGGACCGGGTCCGGGAGCTGTCCCGGATGATGGCCGGCCAGGAGGACTCGGAGACGGCGCGGGCGCACGCGGAGGAGCTGCTGGCGACCGCAAGGGCGGAGGGGTAA
- a CDS encoding glycosyltransferase family 4 protein, producing MTQLRTVQVLGGGSAGSSAHVRSLAAGLVARGVRVTVCAPAHLDRDYDFLGAGAHFVPVPRRNDPATVALLRNACIGADVVHAHGLHAGVRTSLALAGGAWTPSYTPFVMTWHVRSHVDGARGGLLRLAERRTARAAAVVLGTSSELVDRARRRGARDARLAPVTVPLTRAPVCLHDGKARAELGAVDRPLLMAVGSLTPGRGYGTLLDAARVWRGLDPQPLLVIAGEGRERAALQRRIEDEGLPVRLVGRREDVAELLAAADVAVLPSRWEARSLLAQEALRLGVPLVATAVGGVPELVGDAAELVPYGDAEALAAAVSGLLADPDRRSDLAAAGRVQAGSWPTEDETIAHVLSVYDELTAR from the coding sequence GTGACTCAGCTGCGTACGGTCCAAGTGCTGGGCGGCGGCAGCGCGGGCAGCAGCGCTCATGTCAGGTCACTCGCCGCGGGGCTCGTGGCGAGGGGCGTGCGGGTGACCGTGTGCGCCCCTGCCCACCTCGACCGCGACTACGACTTCCTGGGCGCCGGCGCGCACTTCGTGCCGGTGCCGCGCCGCAACGACCCGGCGACGGTCGCGCTGCTGCGCAACGCGTGCATCGGCGCGGACGTGGTGCACGCGCACGGGCTGCACGCCGGCGTGCGGACGTCGCTCGCGCTGGCGGGGGGTGCGTGGACGCCGTCGTACACGCCGTTCGTGATGACCTGGCACGTGCGCAGCCACGTGGACGGGGCGCGGGGCGGGTTGTTGCGGCTCGCGGAGCGAAGGACGGCGAGGGCGGCGGCGGTTGTGCTCGGCACGTCGTCCGAGCTCGTCGACCGGGCGCGGCGGAGGGGGGCTCGGGACGCGCGCCTCGCGCCGGTCACCGTGCCTCTGACGCGGGCGCCGGTGTGCCTCCACGACGGCAAGGCGCGGGCGGAACTGGGCGCGGTCGACCGGCCGTTGCTGATGGCGGTCGGGTCGCTGACGCCGGGGCGGGGGTACGGGACGCTGCTCGACGCGGCCCGGGTGTGGCGCGGTCTCGACCCGCAGCCGCTGCTGGTGATCGCGGGGGAGGGGCGCGAACGGGCGGCGCTGCAGCGGCGCATCGAGGACGAGGGGCTGCCGGTACGGCTCGTGGGGCGCCGGGAGGACGTGGCGGAGCTGCTCGCGGCGGCGGACGTCGCGGTGCTGCCGTCCCGCTGGGAGGCCCGCTCGCTGCTGGCGCAGGAGGCGCTGAGGCTGGGCGTGCCGCTGGTCGCGACGGCGGTGGGCGGGGTGCCGGAACTGGTCGGGGACGCGGCGGAGTTGGTCCCGTACGGGGACGCGGAGGCGCTGGCCGCTGCCGTCTCCGGCCTCCTGGCGGACCCCGACCGTCGCTCGGACCTGGCGGCGGCGGGGCGGGTACAGGCGGGCTCCTGGCCCACGGAGGACGAGACGATCGCCCACGTCCTGAGCGTC